The Pieris brassicae chromosome 6, ilPieBrab1.1, whole genome shotgun sequence genome window below encodes:
- the LOC123710937 gene encoding dehydrodolichyl diphosphate synthase complex subunit DHDDS, translating into MSDWVNENCVSFFHLFCIKVVKTGRVPQHIAFIMDGNRRYAKKLSVKTSDGHSKGFDKLSETLKWCLDLGIPEVTVYAFSIENFKRSDEEVNALMDLARDKFQRLLDAMDQINDWGVRIHVAGRMSLLPLDLCKMVSQAMLATRHNNKLRLNIAYAYTGRDEISRAASQIADGVNHEDITTYDINEELVSQALDLGPPELLIRTSGEVRLSDFMLWQTANTVLYFSDALWPEFTVWNLLLAIIHFQRYAPPPLPQKDNNGNQDEFLQKLEEKRLQQLKNYIECSS; encoded by the exons ATGTCGGATTGGGTAAATGAAAATTGTGTATCTTTTTTCCACTTATTTTGcataaaagttgtaaaaacTGGACGGGTGCCGCAACACATAGCATTTATAATGGATGGAAACCGCCGATATGCAAAAAAACTTAGCGTGAAGACGAGTGACGGTCATTCAAAGGGATTTGATAAGCTTTCGGAAACATTAAAG tggtGCCTAGATTTGGGTATACCTGAGGTGACTGTGTATGCCTTtagtattgaaaattttaaaagaagtGATGAAGAAGTAAATGCGCTTATGGATTTAGCAAGGGATAAGTTTCAGAGATTACTTGATGCAAT GGATCAAATAAATGACTGGGGTGTAAGAATACATGTAGCTGGAAGAATGTCACTTTTGCCATTAGATTTATGTAAAATGGTATCTCAAGCAATGTTAGCAACACGACATAATAATAAGCTTAGGCTGAACATTGCATATGCTTATACAG GTCGAGATGAAATTAGCAGAGCTGCATCGCAGATTGCTGATGGAGTAAATCATGAGGATATAACAACATACGATATTAATGAGGAACTTGTATCACAGGCTTTAGATCTTGGGCCACCAGAACTTCTTATAAGAACATCTGGAGAGGTCAGACTTTCAGATTTCATGCTATGGCAg actGCCAATACAGTTCTTTATTTTTCTGATGCTTTGTGGCCTGAATTTACTGTCTGGAACCTTTTACTAGCTATTATTCACTTTCAAAGATATGCCCCCCCACCATTACCCCAAAAAGATAACAATGGCAATCAAGATGAATTTCTACAAAAATTGGAAGAAAAAAGGCTACAACAGCTGAAGAATTATATAGAATGTTCATCATAG
- the LOC123710936 gene encoding protein FAM50 homolog encodes MAHYKGAASEAGRAMHLMKKREKAQQEIELRKKKIEEDLKIDNIENKFATHYDAVEQQLKSSTIGLVTLDEMKAKQEHIVREREKKLAQKKAEKEKERQKEIEAKLAQKNKQKRQIQALSFDINDEEDDDDVKEQEIPEVDWKEKSEMPPKKIRKNPDVDTSFLPDREREEADLKLREELRLEWVMTQASLKDEPITVTFSYWDGSGHRRNVTLKKGNSIYQFLQRCLDTLRPEFSELKTVSADQLMYVKEDLILPHHYTFYDFIVTKARGKSGPLFQFDASDDIRLMNDASQEKQDSHAGKVLLRSWYERNKHIFPASRWEPYDPTKTYSKYTIKGK; translated from the exons ATGGCTCATTACAAGGGTGCAGCTTCAGAGGCTGGAAGAGCAATGCATTTAATGAAAAAGAGAGAAAAGGCGCAACAAGAAATCGAACTCCGAAAGAAGAAAATTGAAGAGGACCTCAAGATTGAtaacattgaaaataaattcgCAACACATTACGACGCAGTGGAGCAGCAATTGAAGAGTTCTACAATAGGACTTGTTACACTTGATGAAATGAAAGCTAAACAAGAACACATAGTCCGTGAAAGAGAGAAAAAGCTTGCCCAGAAGAAAGCCGAAAAGGAAAAGGAGAGACAAAAAGAAATAGAAGCAAAACTAGCTCAAAAGAATAAGCAAAAGAGACAG ATACAAGCTCTGTCTTTTGATATAAACGATGAAgaagatgatgatgatgtcAAGGAACAAGAAATACCTGAAGTTGATTGGAAGGAAAAATCTGAGATG CCTCCAAAAAAAATTCGTAAGAATCCAGATGTTGATACATCATTTTTACCAGATAGAGAAAGGGAGGAAGCGGATCTTAAGCTAAGGGAAGAACTAAGACTGGAATGGGTTATGACTCAAGCCAGTCTGAAGGATGAACCGATAACTGTCACATTTAGTTACTGGGATGGATCAGGCCATAGAAGAAATGTTACCCTAAAAAAAg gaaACTCTATATACCAATTTTTACAAAGATGCTTAGATACTTTAAGACCAGAGTTTAGTGAACTGAAAACAGTATCAGCTGATCAACTAATGTATGTGAAGGaggatttaattttaccaCATCACTATACTTTCTATGACTTCATTGTTACAAAG gcaAGGGGTAAAAGTGGGCCTTTATTCCAATTTGATGCATCTGATGATATAAGACTTATGAATGATGCCTCTCAGGAAAAGCAAGATTCACATGCAGGAAAAGTCCTTTTACG gTCATGGTATGAAagaaataaacacatatttccTGCATCTAGATGGGAACCCTATGACCCTACAAAAACTTATTCCAAATATACTATCAAAGGgaaatga